A region from the Thermanaeromonas toyohensis ToBE genome encodes:
- the murJ gene encoding murein biosynthesis integral membrane protein MurJ: MDSQTKGVSLDRLAQAALAVFVLNLASRLLGFVRDAAIAGKFGAGPETDAYMVAYTIPYFLQTVLGMAFVTVLVPALTAYLVKGEREEAWKVGSALTNWIGLLLGVLAILGVILAPWLVALLAPGFPAKVKGLAVQLTRILFFSLPFMGTGMVLSGILNAGYYFTSPALAPAVSNLIIIASALFLARPLGIYGLALGTVASFLAFFLVQIPDLFRLGFRYFFLLAPRHPMVRRVGIYSLPVIFSLAVNQIYQATNRFFASHLAAGSITALDLGLRLVSVPLGVFAAAVSTTVFPALSEEAAQGRKMEMARLTRQGISLVAFLVIPTAVALMILREPLVRLVFERGAFQARATLMTAEVVFYASWGLLAQVAQPILLRAFYALGEVRTPALAGLASVGLNIAFSLILAPALGHGGLALANSLAASFYVLALYISLKGRLPYLETRALLKSCTSIAMAATFMGGTLYILGKVLNLFNPLQATWALGVKISILAGVSLIVFLVLAWAFKVEEMELVQGLVGRRR, from the coding sequence ATGGATAGTCAGACTAAAGGGGTGAGCTTAGACCGCTTAGCCCAGGCCGCTTTAGCAGTATTCGTGCTAAATTTAGCTAGCCGGTTGCTGGGCTTTGTCCGGGACGCAGCTATAGCTGGTAAGTTTGGGGCGGGGCCCGAAACCGATGCCTATATGGTGGCTTATACTATCCCTTATTTCCTGCAGACTGTTTTGGGTATGGCCTTTGTCACGGTCCTTGTCCCCGCTTTGACTGCCTACCTTGTTAAAGGCGAGCGAGAAGAAGCATGGAAGGTAGGTAGCGCCTTAACTAACTGGATAGGGTTGCTTTTGGGTGTTTTGGCTATCCTGGGGGTGATTCTGGCTCCCTGGCTGGTAGCTTTACTTGCCCCGGGTTTTCCCGCAAAAGTCAAAGGGTTGGCTGTCCAGCTTACCAGGATTCTGTTTTTTTCCCTTCCTTTCATGGGAACAGGTATGGTGCTTAGCGGGATTTTAAATGCTGGTTATTACTTTACTTCTCCGGCTTTAGCTCCGGCAGTGAGCAACCTGATTATAATAGCCTCTGCCTTATTTTTGGCCCGGCCCTTAGGGATTTATGGTTTGGCCCTGGGTACAGTAGCGAGTTTCCTAGCCTTTTTTTTGGTACAGATCCCTGATCTTTTCCGTTTAGGTTTTCGTTATTTCTTCCTTCTGGCCCCTCGCCACCCCATGGTCAGGCGGGTAGGGATTTATTCTCTTCCCGTTATTTTTAGCCTGGCTGTAAACCAAATTTACCAGGCCACCAACCGCTTTTTTGCTTCTCATCTTGCAGCTGGAAGTATTACGGCCCTCGATCTGGGATTAAGGCTAGTAAGCGTACCTTTGGGTGTTTTTGCAGCAGCGGTTTCTACAACGGTTTTCCCGGCTCTTTCTGAGGAAGCCGCCCAGGGCCGAAAGATGGAGATGGCTAGGCTTACCCGCCAGGGTATTTCTTTAGTAGCCTTCTTGGTGATCCCGACGGCTGTGGCTTTGATGATCTTGCGGGAACCCTTGGTACGCCTCGTTTTTGAACGAGGAGCCTTTCAGGCCCGAGCCACTCTCATGACCGCGGAGGTGGTTTTCTATGCTTCCTGGGGGCTTTTGGCTCAAGTTGCCCAGCCCATATTGTTGCGTGCTTTTTACGCTTTAGGGGAGGTGAGGACCCCGGCGCTAGCCGGTTTGGCCTCCGTGGGGCTTAATATAGCCTTTAGCCTTATTCTTGCTCCGGCTTTAGGGCACGGTGGTCTGGCTTTGGCTAATTCCCTGGCGGCGAGTTTCTATGTTTTGGCTTTATATATTAGCCTTAAAGGGCGGCTTCCGTATTTAGAGACCAGAGCCTTGTTAAAAAGCTGTACTTCCATAGCTATGGCTGCTACCTTTATGGGGGGCACCCTTTATATATTGGGTAAAGTCCTTAACCTTTTTAACCCCCTTCAGGCCACCTGGGCGCTGGGGGTTAAAATATCCATTTTGGCCGGGGTTTCCCTTATAGTATTCTTGGTTTTAGCTTGGGCTTTTAAAGTAGAAGAGATGGAGTTGGTGCAAGGACTTGTTGGGCGGCGGAGATAG
- the fabZ gene encoding 3-hydroxyacyl-ACP dehydratase FabZ yields the protein MMDIKAIQQILPHRYPFLLVDRLLEMEPGRRAVGLKNVTANEWYFSGHFPGYPVMPGVLIVEALAQVGAVALLSQPGFQGKVPFFGGLDKVRFRRQVVPGDVLRLEVEVLKIKGKAGKAQGRAFVGEELVAEGELLFALGEKEDPS from the coding sequence GTGATGGATATTAAAGCCATACAACAGATTTTACCCCACCGTTACCCTTTTTTGTTGGTAGATCGCCTTTTGGAAATGGAGCCTGGCCGGCGAGCGGTGGGTCTTAAGAATGTTACTGCCAATGAATGGTACTTTAGCGGGCATTTTCCCGGTTACCCTGTCATGCCAGGGGTTCTTATTGTAGAGGCGCTGGCCCAGGTAGGGGCCGTAGCCCTGCTCAGCCAGCCGGGTTTCCAAGGGAAGGTACCCTTTTTTGGAGGTTTAGATAAGGTACGTTTCCGGCGCCAAGTAGTTCCTGGTGACGTGTTACGGCTAGAAGTAGAGGTACTGAAAATTAAAGGGAAAGCAGGTAAGGCCCAGGGACGGGCCTTTGTAGGAGAAGAACTGGTGGCAGAAGGAGAGTTACTTTTTGCCTTGGGGGAGAAGGAGGATCCGTCGTGA
- a CDS encoding MraY family glycosyltransferase → MNWGAIALAFLVSLSLTPVVKWLAPRLGALDQPDARKIHTGVIPRLGGLAIFAGFIAGYLVGGEGEASFRGMLWGAALILLVGLADDIWALNPRWKLAGQVAAALIVMVMGVRVEFLTNPFNGLLFLGPLAIPVTLLWLVGVTNALNLVDGLDGLAGGTALIAAVTMSIIAWLQKEVAVSFLALILAASILGFLPYNFHPASIFMGDSGSMFLGFTLASLAVLGLTKTATVISLFVPVVILGLPILDTFLAIIRRLLNHRPIFQPDKGHLHHCLIAQGFSQRQAVFVIYLVNLILGASAILLTRLTTDQGMVILIFLTFLALWGGNKLGVTGYRFKPSKTRRNAFPS, encoded by the coding sequence GTGAATTGGGGAGCTATAGCTCTGGCCTTTTTAGTCAGTTTATCGTTAACACCGGTTGTTAAATGGTTGGCTCCCCGTTTGGGAGCTCTGGATCAGCCAGATGCTAGGAAAATACATACTGGGGTTATACCCCGGCTGGGAGGATTGGCCATTTTTGCAGGTTTTATAGCTGGTTACTTGGTAGGGGGAGAAGGGGAAGCCAGTTTCCGGGGTATGCTGTGGGGAGCCGCCCTCATACTCTTGGTAGGCCTGGCCGATGATATTTGGGCCTTAAACCCACGTTGGAAGCTGGCCGGCCAAGTAGCGGCAGCCCTAATAGTCATGGTGATGGGGGTGAGGGTAGAGTTCCTCACTAACCCCTTTAATGGCCTCCTTTTTCTCGGACCTTTAGCCATCCCGGTGACCCTCCTCTGGCTGGTAGGTGTCACTAATGCCCTTAACCTGGTGGATGGCCTGGATGGGTTGGCCGGGGGTACGGCCTTGATCGCAGCAGTTACTATGTCTATAATAGCCTGGCTTCAGAAAGAAGTGGCTGTATCCTTTTTAGCTCTAATTTTAGCAGCCTCGATTTTGGGATTCCTCCCCTATAATTTCCATCCTGCCAGCATCTTCATGGGCGATAGCGGTTCCATGTTTTTAGGCTTTACCTTGGCCTCTTTGGCTGTACTAGGCTTAACTAAGACAGCTACAGTTATCTCCCTTTTTGTACCGGTTGTGATTTTAGGTTTGCCTATATTAGATACTTTTTTAGCCATTATCCGGCGTCTTCTAAACCACCGCCCTATTTTCCAGCCTGATAAAGGGCATCTACATCATTGTTTAATAGCCCAAGGATTTTCCCAGCGCCAGGCGGTCTTCGTTATCTACCTGGTAAACTTAATCTTAGGGGCTAGTGCCATTTTGCTTACGCGCCTGACCACCGACCAGGGGATGGTGATTTTAATCTTCCTTACCTTCCTCGCCTTGTGGGGAGGCAATAAATTAGGAGTTACAGGTTACCGTTTCAAGCCTTCCAAAACGCGGCGCAACGCCTTCCCCTCTTAA
- a CDS encoding DUF421 domain-containing protein has protein sequence MENTLEVILQTLLAFAAILIYTRILGKQQVGQLTFFEYINGITFGSIAAALATDIDPDRTWLHFLGLTLFAALTWGAGYVALLSRPARKLISGEPTVVIHNGKILEQNMRKMRYNVDELTMQLRQKNVFDIADVEYAILEPNGNLSVLLKSQKRPLTPADLQVPTEYEGVPTELIVDGEILFENLKQVNLDEKWLEQQLKAQGVEDVSQVDYAVLRSNGSLYVNLKKDQLTTPVDITDTPQSPLK, from the coding sequence TTGGAAAATACCCTGGAGGTAATTTTACAGACCCTCCTAGCCTTTGCGGCTATTTTAATCTACACGCGTATTTTAGGAAAGCAACAGGTTGGACAGCTCACTTTCTTTGAATATATCAACGGCATCACCTTCGGGAGTATCGCAGCTGCCTTGGCCACCGATATAGATCCTGATCGTACTTGGCTGCATTTCCTGGGGTTGACCCTTTTTGCTGCCTTGACTTGGGGTGCAGGATATGTGGCTTTGTTAAGCCGGCCAGCGCGCAAGCTCATTTCTGGTGAGCCCACAGTGGTTATCCATAATGGGAAGATCTTGGAACAAAATATGCGTAAGATGCGCTATAATGTAGATGAATTGACCATGCAACTCAGGCAGAAAAATGTTTTTGATATAGCTGATGTAGAGTATGCTATTTTAGAGCCTAACGGTAATTTAAGCGTCCTCCTTAAATCCCAAAAGAGACCTTTAACCCCAGCCGATCTTCAAGTGCCCACCGAGTACGAGGGGGTACCTACGGAGTTAATAGTAGATGGGGAGATCTTGTTTGAAAATCTTAAGCAAGTCAATCTAGATGAAAAATGGCTGGAACAACAACTTAAAGCCCAAGGGGTAGAGGATGTAAGCCAGGTGGATTATGCTGTGTTGCGGAGTAACGGCTCCCTATATGTTAATCTTAAAAAGGATCAGCTTACTACACCTGTAGACATTACAGATACTCCTCAAAGCCCTCTCAAATAA
- a CDS encoding phosphoglucomutase/phosphomannomutase family protein codes for MGIKFGTDGWRAIIADEFTFSNVRYVVQAIADYLLEETDNRRIVIGYDHRFLAENFAASAAEVLAGNGFTVFLPEKAIPTPVTAFAVRSLEAAGAIMFTASHNPPEYHGLKFIPSYAGPAVPEITSKIEERIALKPQIKHLNLDMARKKGLLQAFDPQERYLKHLEGLLDMEILGRSGLKIIVDPLYGAGLGYLENLLSRAGCQVESIHNWRDPLFGGRLPDPSARGLEELAERVRLQGAHLGLALDGDADRFGVVDSDGTYLTANQVLFLVLAHLVEVRGKRGGVARTVATTHLLDRLARAYGLEVEETPVGFKYIAQALLHKGCILGGEESGGLSIEGHIPEKDGILATGLVAEIRARSGCPLKHLLAELLKRYGPLFSERLDIHVSPESKKKVLNKLTHYEPARLGEQPVVGRVTIDGVKFLLADGSWALIRPSGTEPLFRVYIEAPNQETLKGIREDLRAGLEI; via the coding sequence TTGGGCATTAAGTTTGGGACTGATGGCTGGCGGGCCATTATTGCCGATGAGTTTACCTTTTCTAACGTACGCTATGTCGTGCAAGCCATAGCTGATTACTTACTAGAGGAAACAGATAACCGCCGGATCGTGATAGGTTACGATCACCGATTCCTGGCGGAGAATTTCGCCGCTTCTGCAGCTGAGGTCCTGGCTGGTAATGGGTTCACTGTGTTCCTCCCGGAAAAGGCGATACCTACGCCGGTGACAGCCTTCGCGGTTAGAAGTTTAGAGGCGGCGGGGGCCATAATGTTCACGGCTAGCCATAACCCGCCAGAGTATCATGGACTAAAGTTTATTCCTAGTTATGCTGGTCCAGCTGTTCCAGAAATAACAAGTAAGATAGAAGAAAGGATCGCCCTTAAACCCCAAATTAAGCATCTTAATTTAGATATGGCCCGCAAGAAAGGCTTGCTCCAAGCCTTCGACCCCCAGGAAAGATACCTTAAGCACCTGGAAGGCTTGCTAGATATGGAGATCCTTGGGCGTTCTGGATTAAAAATTATAGTGGATCCCCTCTACGGGGCTGGTTTGGGGTATTTAGAGAACCTCCTTTCTCGGGCAGGGTGCCAGGTAGAAAGTATCCATAACTGGCGCGATCCCCTGTTCGGGGGAAGGCTACCTGACCCCAGCGCCCGGGGGCTAGAAGAGCTAGCGGAAAGGGTGCGCCTCCAGGGTGCCCATCTGGGTTTAGCCTTGGACGGTGATGCTGATCGTTTCGGGGTGGTGGATTCCGACGGGACGTATCTTACGGCCAACCAGGTGCTCTTCTTGGTGCTGGCTCATTTGGTGGAGGTAAGGGGGAAAAGGGGTGGAGTAGCTCGGACCGTGGCCACTACCCACTTGCTGGACCGGCTGGCTAGGGCTTACGGGCTAGAAGTAGAAGAGACCCCCGTAGGTTTTAAGTATATAGCTCAAGCCTTATTACATAAAGGCTGTATCCTAGGTGGAGAGGAAAGCGGGGGCTTAAGCATTGAGGGGCATATACCCGAGAAAGACGGGATTTTGGCCACTGGACTGGTAGCGGAAATAAGGGCCAGGTCAGGTTGCCCCTTGAAACACCTTCTTGCGGAACTTCTTAAGCGTTATGGTCCCCTGTTCAGCGAACGCTTAGATATCCATGTTTCACCGGAGAGCAAGAAAAAGGTTTTAAATAAGCTAACCCATTATGAACCTGCTAGGTTAGGCGAGCAACCTGTAGTTGGCCGGGTCACCATCGATGGTGTTAAATTTTTACTGGCCGACGGGAGTTGGGCCTTGATAAGGCCCTCAGGTACAGAGCCCTTATTCCGGGTATACATAGAGGCTCCTAACCAGGAAACTCTTAAAGGGATACGGGAAGACCTTAGAGCAGGGCTAGAAATTTAG
- a CDS encoding GGDEF domain-containing protein, with protein MVGKRYGILRRKDASSSELVIDWWESRVGMEKKYIFTWRLSWLLVGIGAGFFALLGGRGLSLFYGLALAALHITAALLPPSLWQGRFWQRGLLYLTSLILGWLWFVSRRGYIGDEPSGPLLSPILFLATGAALFLDQPGEALILLLASLLPVYGLVLAAGAMKLVYHLPELGGWIALGLAAWALFHLLREQRELSIKQGEALKKLEREYRELKDRLAQAEYLAITDPLTELYNLRYFEQALEVWLKDLHSASRLAILMVDIDYFKEINDTFGHQVGNRVLVEVARLLKRQVREKDVVARYGGEEFALLLPGADRYRAQQVAERIRSAVASSVFALDMGLEVRLTVSIGIAAWPEDARDKGELIRQADAALYVAKTNGRNMIWPYYLVEKGKGETLGGLEQDGTLPE; from the coding sequence TTGGTTGGAAAAAGATATGGTATTTTAAGGAGGAAAGATGCTAGCAGTAGCGAATTGGTAATTGACTGGTGGGAAAGCAGGGTAGGTATGGAGAAGAAATACATTTTTACTTGGCGGTTGAGCTGGCTACTGGTGGGAATAGGAGCAGGCTTCTTTGCCCTGTTAGGGGGAAGGGGTCTCTCTCTTTTTTACGGCCTGGCCCTGGCCGCCCTGCATATAACGGCAGCCCTGTTACCACCTTCTTTGTGGCAAGGCCGGTTCTGGCAGAGGGGCCTTCTTTACCTCACAAGTTTAATCCTGGGCTGGCTGTGGTTCGTTTCCCGTCGGGGTTACATAGGAGATGAGCCCTCGGGTCCCCTTTTATCTCCGATTTTATTTTTAGCTACAGGGGCGGCCCTTTTTTTGGATCAGCCTGGGGAGGCCCTTATTTTGCTCTTGGCTTCGCTTTTACCCGTCTATGGCCTGGTGTTGGCCGCGGGGGCCATGAAGTTAGTATACCACCTACCTGAATTGGGGGGATGGATAGCCCTAGGCCTTGCAGCTTGGGCTCTTTTCCATCTCTTGCGGGAGCAAAGGGAACTATCTATTAAACAGGGGGAGGCTTTAAAAAAATTAGAGCGAGAATATAGGGAGCTTAAGGATAGGTTAGCCCAGGCCGAATACTTGGCTATAACGGATCCTTTAACAGAGTTATATAACTTGCGCTATTTTGAACAGGCGCTAGAGGTATGGCTAAAGGATCTGCACTCGGCTTCCAGGCTAGCCATACTTATGGTAGATATTGATTATTTTAAAGAGATAAATGATACCTTTGGTCACCAGGTAGGTAATAGGGTGCTGGTGGAAGTGGCCAGACTTCTTAAACGGCAGGTAAGGGAGAAAGACGTGGTAGCCAGATACGGTGGGGAAGAATTCGCCCTTCTTCTCCCAGGAGCAGACCGGTATCGAGCTCAACAGGTAGCTGAGCGTATCCGGAGTGCAGTGGCTTCTTCTGTTTTTGCTTTAGATATGGGATTAGAGGTGCGGCTCACTGTAAGTATCGGTATAGCTGCGTGGCCAGAGGATGCTAGGGACAAGGGAGAGCTTATTAGGCAGGCGGATGCCGCCTTATACGTAGCTAAGACCAATGGCCGCAACATGATCTGGCCTTATTATTTAGTTGAAAAGGGAAAAGGAGAGACATTAGGAGGACTGGAACAGGATGGTACCCTCCCGGAATAG
- a CDS encoding DEAD/DEAH box helicase yields the protein MVPSRNSVFCWQGYLYLIKQGGYVQVGFSHQPGLDRGFWESQGVLSFELLSPLLNLGLADFLLRNLPIHGLATSESPHQLKSKLEALGRRFGLSFSFQRARPPLPPPPEEELKLVREVLSGRLLFLEEVARALDENGIKVKASLADILHYLYLQGECEIWPAVGFTEQGVPFCRRCGGREHLFQARCGACNSHFCYVCEGCLELGEARSCRALYARAEPRKHLKGRSINPQLPFPLKLAQREAYEQAAKFVEKGEEPRCLVWAVCGAGKTEVAYGAIAAALAQGREVLYASPRREVVKEIYPRLRESFPQVKIAVLHGETSLKFLPAELVVATVHQVLRFYQRFDLVILDEVDAFPLAGDTRLYYALERCRRPQGQVLYLTATPPLKLIREVRWGVLPVIYLPARHHGYPLPEPELVVIRNLKAQGQLPFPLEKFFQLSLVVDRAKVIVFVPTVELVGDTVGWLQSFFEYQGQEYVRGCYAASPEREEVLASFRQGAFPVLVTTTVMERGVTLPRLNVLVLFADHRYVFDENTLIQLAGRAGRTSEYPQARVWFVARKVSPEMAKALETIRWFNRMAGEKGYLKSYR from the coding sequence ATGGTACCCTCCCGGAATAGCGTTTTCTGCTGGCAGGGCTATTTATACTTAATTAAGCAGGGAGGGTACGTACAAGTAGGTTTTAGCCACCAACCCGGTCTGGATCGGGGTTTTTGGGAGTCCCAGGGTGTACTTTCCTTCGAGCTTTTGTCCCCACTACTTAATTTGGGCCTCGCCGATTTTTTACTCCGTAATTTACCTATCCATGGACTAGCGACCTCAGAATCACCGCACCAGCTTAAATCCAAGTTAGAAGCCTTAGGCCGACGTTTTGGCTTAAGTTTTTCTTTTCAGCGGGCAAGACCTCCTTTACCCCCACCCCCGGAGGAAGAGTTAAAGCTTGTACGCGAGGTGTTGTCAGGACGCCTCCTCTTTTTAGAAGAAGTTGCTCGTGCCCTGGACGAGAACGGTATAAAGGTCAAAGCTTCCCTGGCTGATATCTTGCATTATCTTTATTTACAAGGAGAATGTGAAATCTGGCCGGCGGTAGGATTTACTGAACAAGGGGTCCCTTTCTGCCGGAGATGTGGTGGAAGAGAGCATCTATTTCAAGCCCGTTGCGGGGCCTGTAATAGCCACTTTTGCTATGTATGCGAGGGCTGCCTGGAGTTAGGAGAGGCCCGTTCCTGTCGGGCCCTTTATGCCCGGGCTGAGCCTAGAAAGCACTTAAAAGGACGTAGTATCAACCCCCAACTCCCTTTCCCCTTAAAGCTTGCCCAGAGGGAGGCTTACGAGCAAGCAGCCAAGTTTGTTGAAAAAGGGGAAGAGCCCCGGTGCCTGGTTTGGGCTGTCTGCGGGGCTGGGAAAACGGAAGTGGCCTATGGCGCCATAGCAGCTGCCCTCGCTCAAGGGCGAGAAGTCCTTTATGCGTCTCCGCGCAGGGAGGTGGTTAAAGAGATATATCCTCGTTTGAGGGAGAGTTTTCCCCAAGTCAAGATAGCTGTCCTACATGGGGAGACTAGCTTAAAATTTCTCCCTGCCGAGCTAGTGGTAGCTACTGTTCACCAGGTCCTGCGGTTTTATCAGCGCTTCGACCTGGTAATCTTGGACGAAGTGGATGCCTTTCCTCTGGCGGGAGATACCCGCCTTTACTATGCCTTAGAGCGCTGCCGTCGTCCCCAGGGCCAGGTTCTATATCTTACAGCTACCCCACCCCTTAAGTTAATACGGGAAGTACGCTGGGGGGTACTCCCTGTAATTTACTTACCCGCCCGCCACCACGGATATCCCCTTCCGGAACCTGAGCTAGTAGTAATTAGAAATCTTAAGGCCCAAGGCCAGTTGCCTTTCCCTTTAGAGAAATTTTTCCAGCTTAGTCTGGTAGTAGACCGGGCCAAAGTTATAGTTTTTGTACCTACGGTAGAATTGGTTGGGGATACAGTAGGATGGCTCCAAAGTTTTTTTGAGTACCAGGGCCAGGAATACGTCCGGGGATGTTATGCTGCGTCACCAGAGCGGGAAGAGGTCTTGGCTTCCTTCCGCCAGGGTGCTTTTCCTGTACTGGTAACCACTACAGTTATGGAACGTGGGGTTACTTTACCCCGCTTGAACGTTCTTGTCCTGTTTGCCGACCATCGCTATGTCTTCGATGAGAACACCTTGATCCAATTGGCTGGTCGCGCTGGGAGAACATCTGAATATCCCCAGGCCAGGGTATGGTTCGTAGCCAGGAAAGTTAGCCCGGAGATGGCTAAAGCCTTAGAGACCATCAGGTGGTTTAATCGTATGGCTGGGGAGAAAGGGTATCTAAAGAGTTATAGATAA
- a CDS encoding ComF family protein, with amino-acid sequence MGKCSFCGKWVSQGILCPVCIRALEEWKREFRVCFLCGRLMGKEVSQELCPQCQEERPPFRLARAVGPYRGLLRDIILEFKYKGRRSLYRPLAYLLAQAVAAEPLFGEPQVVVPVPLARERLRERAFNQAELLAWEVGRLLGLKFFGDVLLKGRDTLSQAGLSRQARWLNLKDSFTVGATSIVTGQDVLLVDDVLTTGATAAACTTVLLQAGARSVCVVTLATGVF; translated from the coding sequence ATGGGAAAGTGCTCCTTCTGTGGAAAGTGGGTATCCCAGGGTATCCTTTGTCCCGTTTGTATCAGGGCCCTGGAAGAGTGGAAAAGGGAGTTTCGGGTTTGCTTTTTATGCGGCCGTCTAATGGGTAAGGAGGTATCCCAGGAACTTTGCCCCCAATGCCAAGAGGAAAGGCCTCCCTTCCGCCTGGCCCGCGCCGTAGGTCCTTACCGGGGTTTATTAAGGGATATTATCCTTGAGTTTAAATATAAAGGCCGGCGCTCCCTTTATCGGCCCCTCGCTTACCTTTTAGCGCAAGCTGTGGCAGCAGAGCCTCTATTTGGGGAACCCCAGGTAGTGGTACCAGTTCCCTTGGCCCGCGAGCGGCTCCGGGAGCGAGCTTTTAATCAAGCAGAATTGTTAGCCTGGGAAGTAGGGCGGCTCTTAGGCCTTAAATTTTTTGGCGATGTATTGCTTAAAGGACGGGACACCCTCTCCCAGGCTGGGCTTAGTCGCCAAGCCCGGTGGCTAAACCTTAAAGATAGTTTCACCGTGGGAGCTACCTCAATAGTGACTGGACAAGACGTGCTGCTTGTTGACGATGTGTTGACTACTGGGGCCACAGCGGCTGCCTGTACTACAGTGTTGTTGCAGGCAGGAGCCCGTTCGGTGTGTGTAGTTACTTTAGCTACAGGCGTTTTTTAA
- a CDS encoding cold shock domain-containing protein: MLGKVKWFSPQKGYGFIAGEDGKDVFVHYSAIQEKGFKSLTPGQEVEFEIVEGPRGPQAANVVKR, from the coding sequence ATGTTGGGCAAGGTTAAATGGTTTAGCCCGCAAAAGGGGTACGGATTTATCGCTGGAGAGGATGGGAAGGATGTATTTGTGCACTATTCAGCTATCCAGGAGAAGGGTTTCAAAAGCCTAACTCCCGGGCAGGAAGTGGAGTTTGAGATTGTAGAGGGACCGCGTGGCCCCCAGGCGGCTAACGTGGTAAAGCGATAA
- the hpf gene encoding ribosome hibernation-promoting factor, HPF/YfiA family encodes MRLVVRGKNFEVSDALRQYAEKRLKKLERFLGEEVEVQVTMSVSRDRHIVEVTVPLDGYLLRGEEATGDMYGSIDLVLEKLEKQMEKYKTRLAKKVKGNALKEEAIISLLKEEETEEPKVVRTKRFPIKPMSVEEAILQMNLLGHNFFVFANAETEQVNVLYRRKDGNYGLIEPEL; translated from the coding sequence ATGCGCTTGGTTGTGCGGGGTAAGAACTTTGAGGTTTCCGATGCCCTTCGCCAGTACGCGGAAAAGCGCCTTAAGAAACTAGAGAGATTCTTGGGTGAGGAAGTAGAAGTCCAGGTAACCATGTCAGTAAGCCGGGATAGGCATATTGTGGAGGTTACAGTGCCCCTGGACGGGTATTTACTGCGCGGGGAAGAAGCTACAGGAGATATGTATGGTTCTATTGATCTTGTTTTGGAAAAACTGGAAAAGCAGATGGAAAAATATAAAACTCGGTTGGCTAAGAAAGTCAAGGGGAATGCCTTGAAAGAAGAAGCTATTATTTCACTCCTTAAGGAAGAGGAAACTGAGGAACCCAAGGTGGTGCGTACCAAACGCTTTCCTATCAAGCCCATGAGCGTAGAAGAGGCTATACTACAGATGAATCTTCTAGGACATAATTTCTTTGTATTTGCCAATGCGGAGACCGAACAAGTAAATGTCCTTTATCGGCGGAAGGATGGTAATTACGGGCTGATCGAGCCAGAATTATAA